GAGTTTATTTTAATTACCGGTGAGAGTGAAAAAAGTATATTTTTTAGCTCATTCAGTTCTTTTTCTTTTTTTTGTATCTGATTTATATATGAATGGTTAAATCTTTTTAAAAGAAGCTCACATTCCTGCAGTTTCATATCAAGCTTTTTGACAGGTGAGGATGCGTTTAAAAGTTCTCTTATATGAATAAGCTCTCTTTCTTTTTTTTGGATCAGATGAGATATTTTATAAACAAAAGCGTTTTTCATTTCATCAAGCATTAAAAGTATTTCGTTTTTATCCGGAAGCGCGATTTCCATTGCGTTACTCGGCGTTGCAGCTCTCACATCCGCAACAAAATCACTTATTAAATAATCAATTTCATGACCTACTGCTGAAATAATAGGAGTGGATGCGTTATAAACCGCATCAGCCACAACTCTTTCGTTAAAAGGCCATAAATCTTCCTTGCTCCCTCCCCCTCTGCCTATGATTATCAAATCAAATCCGCTTCCGTCTTCAAAAACAAATTCATCCGCAAGTTTTATTTTCATCGCTATATCTTCCGCGGCCCCATCACCCTGCACAAGTGCGTTGAAAAGATATATTTCCGTCAATTGCCATCTTTTACCGGCAACCCTTAGCATATCCTGAAGAGCCGCTCCCGTAGCGGACGTAACTATCGCAATACGTCTTGGGAATCTCGGTATCGACTTTTTTCTCGCCTCATCAAAATACCCGAGCTTGCTAAGTTCTTCTTTTAATTGCTCGAACGCTTTTTGAAGAGCACCGACTCCGCTCGGTTCAATACTTTGAGCTATAATTTTATATTCACCTCTTGGCACATATACACTGAGTGCACCATAAACATAAACTTTTTCACCCTCTTTTAGTCTGAATTTCATACGTGTGAGATTACTTTTCCACATTGCACAGTTTATAGACGAGTTTTCATCTTTAAGTGTGAAATATAGATGCCCTGAAGAGTGATATACCACCTTACT
This genomic interval from Nautilia profundicola AmH contains the following:
- the xseA gene encoding exodeoxyribonuclease VII large subunit: MTPISVTQLNNQIKSIVESHFEIVLVEGEISKVVYHSSGHLYFTLKDENSSINCAMWKSNLTRMKFRLKEGEKVYVYGALSVYVPRGEYKIIAQSIEPSGVGALQKAFEQLKEELSKLGYFDEARKKSIPRFPRRIAIVTSATGAALQDMLRVAGKRWQLTEIYLFNALVQGDGAAEDIAMKIKLADEFVFEDGSGFDLIIIGRGGGSKEDLWPFNERVVADAVYNASTPIISAVGHEIDYLISDFVADVRAATPSNAMEIALPDKNEILLMLDEMKNAFVYKISHLIQKKERELIHIRELLNASSPVKKLDMKLQECELLLKRFNHSYINQIQKKEKELNELKNILFSLSPVIKINSFEKEIELLKSTFKNKTAQIISSKEKELINLKSAYETLNPKKREKKGFAEITKNGKRIDLKELKIGDIFDVSNADVLIKSKALEKIEN